The genomic segment agagagagagagagagagagagagaggtgtgccCCTTCCTCTCTTTGGAAGGTGGTTGGCTCAGTGGCTCCTGTTCAAAAGGGGTGGCAAAGGGAGGCAGGGGTTGCGACAGGCAGCTATTGTGGGCCCCCTGGCCCCCTGAGAGGGTTGCAGGAAATCCTGTTGGGGGGCCGGGGGCTATGCCAGCACAAAGTCAGCCAAGACCCCTACCCTGGCCCCTAATGTCTTGCCACGTTTCATAAGAGGGGCTGCATTTCACACAAGGCCAagctaggtgtgtgtgtgtgtgtggggggggaccaGCCTTGCCATTTCACtgcagaaagcaaaagcaaaaaaagcaaggcGTGCTGCTTagataccaccccataatgcttcaagcagtttacaagttaattacgcaggctacaccttgcccccccccccccccgcgagttgggtcctcattttactgacctcggaaggatagaaggctgagccctGGGAAGAGTCTGGCTCGCCATGAGTGGTGGCagtggggggtgggagtggggggaggaGGTGCTCTGTTGTTGTGCTGCAGAGAAGCAGGCCCTGGCCAAGAGGCATCTTTTTCCATGGGCGCCTGGCTCAGCTGACCCTTCTTGCGAGGAGAAGCCCTCTAGCTGGGCCAATTCCTCAACCACCTCTGGGATGGCTCTCAtcccccccgccctcccccaaGGGCCAAgcgggagggaaagcctgctggGGACATGTGCGCGTGCCTTCTGAGTCCAAGACCCCCTTCCCAAAGGCCTTTCCCCATCACCCATCTGGActgtcttcctcccccccccacgtgcCCCGACTCCCAGGATTCCTGGACCAAGGGATCCTGATCCAGGACCGGGCAGAGATCTCCCGCCGCTACCGGCGCTCGGCCCCCTTCCTGTGGGACCTGGCCTCCTTGCTGCCCACGGAGGTGCTCTACCTGCTGGTGGGGACCGGCCGGCCGGCGGTGCGGGCCAACCGCTTCCTGCGGACCCCTCGGCTGTTTGAGGCCTTCGACCGGATCGAGACGCGCACGGCCCACCCCTACGCCTTCCGCATCTCCAAGCTGATGCTTTACGTCTTCGTCACCATCCACTGGAACAGCTGCCTCTACTTTGCCCTCTCGGGGCTCATCGGCTACGGGGCGGACGAGTGGGTGTACCCCAACGTCAGCACGCCGGGCTTTGGCCGGCTCCGGCGCCAGTACCTCTACAGCTTCTACTTCTCCACACTGATCCTGACCACCGTGGGCGACACGCCGATGCCCCAGCACCAGGAGGAGTTCCTGTTCATGGCGGCGGACTTCCTGCTGGCCGTCCTGGGCTTCGCCACCATCATGGGCAGCGTGACCTCCGTGGTCTCCAACCTGAACGAGGCGGACGCCGCCTTCTACCCCAACCAGGACCTGGTGAAGGGCTACCTGCGCACCCGCCGCGTGGACTGCCGCCTCCAGCGCCGCGTGGTCGCCTGGTACCAGCACCTCCAGATGAACCAGAAGCTGACCGACGAGCGGGGGATCCTGCAGCACCTGCCGGGGCGCCTGCGGGCCCAGGTGGCCGTCAGCGTCCACCTCCCCGCCCTGCGCAAAGTCCAGATCTTCCAGAACTGCGAGCAGAGCCTGCTGGAGGAGCTGGTGCTGAAGCTGCAGCCGCAGGTCTACAGCCCCGGGGAGTTTGTCTGCCGGAAGGGCGACATCGGGCGGGAGATGTACTTCATCCGCGAGGGCCAGCTGGCCGTGGTGGCCGACGACGGCCTCACCCAGTACGCGGTCCTGGGGGAAGGCCTGTACTTTGGGGAGATCAGCATCATCAACATCAAAGGTAGGCGGGAGAGAGGGCCACGGTCTTGCCCCTGCCCTCTGGCCCCCTCCTCAGACAGCTGCTGAAGAGGGGGTCCCGCTCCCTCCTGGGGAGGAGCCCATGCCCTTCTGGGCCCTCAGCCACCTGGCCGGAGAGCCTTCCGGGCCCTGCAGTGGTTTTAAGAGACACCTGCCGAGATTATTAGGATCCcagaatgcggggggggggagggaggaggggatcCCCAAGGGCCATCTGGTCGAGCCCCCCTGGC from the Pogona vitticeps strain Pit_001003342236 chromosome 3, PviZW2.1, whole genome shotgun sequence genome contains:
- the CNGA4 gene encoding cyclic nucleotide-gated channel alpha-4 isoform X1, encoding MNGLPRAFGPRAKKEGKAQLILTRRSSPGAAPKPRTSCGQRNGLILDPSGDYYYWWLMVMVAPIMYNWIILICRSCFQELQQKYLWVWLALDCLCDLLYLLDMVVHFHTGFLDQGILIQDRAEISRRYRRSAPFLWDLASLLPTEVLYLLVGTGRPAVRANRFLRTPRLFEAFDRIETRTAHPYAFRISKLMLYVFVTIHWNSCLYFALSGLIGYGADEWVYPNVSTPGFGRLRRQYLYSFYFSTLILTTVGDTPMPQHQEEFLFMAADFLLAVLGFATIMGSVTSVVSNLNEADAAFYPNQDLVKGYLRTRRVDCRLQRRVVAWYQHLQMNQKLTDERGILQHLPGRLRAQVAVSVHLPALRKVQIFQNCEQSLLEELVLKLQPQVYSPGEFVCRKGDIGREMYFIREGQLAVVADDGLTQYAVLGEGLYFGEISIINIKGNKSGNRRTANIKSIGFSDLFCLSKEDLAEVLSEFPDAKAVLEAKGREILLKMDKLDLNAEAAEIARQQEEERRTAALEEGLDALQTKLARILAGLEAGAFKMALRLERLEWELRAWGDGEEVEEAGGREPATEP
- the CNGA4 gene encoding cyclic nucleotide-gated channel alpha-4 isoform X2, whose amino-acid sequence is MKELFALLRSCFQELQQKYLWVWLALDCLCDLLYLLDMVVHFHTGFLDQGILIQDRAEISRRYRRSAPFLWDLASLLPTEVLYLLVGTGRPAVRANRFLRTPRLFEAFDRIETRTAHPYAFRISKLMLYVFVTIHWNSCLYFALSGLIGYGADEWVYPNVSTPGFGRLRRQYLYSFYFSTLILTTVGDTPMPQHQEEFLFMAADFLLAVLGFATIMGSVTSVVSNLNEADAAFYPNQDLVKGYLRTRRVDCRLQRRVVAWYQHLQMNQKLTDERGILQHLPGRLRAQVAVSVHLPALRKVQIFQNCEQSLLEELVLKLQPQVYSPGEFVCRKGDIGREMYFIREGQLAVVADDGLTQYAVLGEGLYFGEISIINIKGNKSGNRRTANIKSIGFSDLFCLSKEDLAEVLSEFPDAKAVLEAKGREILLKMDKLDLNAEAAEIARQQEEERRTAALEEGLDALQTKLARILAGLEAGAFKMALRLERLEWELRAWGDGEEVEEAGGREPATEP